The Quercus robur chromosome 3, dhQueRobu3.1, whole genome shotgun sequence DNA segment CTTTGGTACTTATGGCTGATGTTGATataactttattattttgttcaaaGTTAATACTGTTCCTCTAGTTAATGTTCGCAACAATATGAACAAATATAAATGAATAAGAAAAGATAGTGCCATGCGGCGAACTTAGAACAATAGATGCCACTAAACTACGAACGTACCTTAAAATCGCACAGGAGttctaagttgttaatttccaccaagtctgtggtccgaagagccatgcaggacttagaaTCTGTTTAAAAACTTGTAGAGATGCctcaagttgttaatttcccctaagtctgtggtccgaagagccatgcaggacttaggttctgtttaaaaacttgtagaaatgcctcaagttgttaatttcccctaagtctgtgttCCGAAgagccatacaggacttaggttctgtttaaaacttgtagataccgtaagttgttaatttctcctaagtctgtggtccgaagagctaTGCAGGACTTAAactctgtttaaaacttgtagatgccgtaagttgttaattttccctaagtctgtggtccgaagagccatgcaggacttaggttctgtttaaaacttgtagatgccgtaagttgttaatttcccctaagtctgtggtccgaagagccatgcaagatttaggttctgtttaaaacttgtagatgccgtaagttgttaatttcccctaagtctgtggtccgaagatccatgcaggacttaggttctgtttaaaacttgtagagaTGGAAATGGACCAAGGGGTATATGATGATTATGAAACAAAACATAGGCATAGccgttttcattaataaatatcttcttaaattatttacattccacgggcgaggtacaattttttcatctaagtcttctcTAAGTAATAAGCACCTATTTCGACCACAGATGTGATGCGATACGGTCCTTCCTAGTTGGGTCCCAGTTTGCCCCAGGAAGGGTTCTTAGCGCTGCCGAGAATCTTCCTCATAACGAGGTTGCCTGGACTCAAAGGTCGCAGTTTTACATTAACATCATATCCCTGCTTTAGCTTTTGGTGATAACAGGCCATATGGATCAtcgctttttcccttttttcctcaGCTAAGTCTAAACTTCTCCCCAGTAACTCGTCATTGTTTTTTGGGGTAAAGGTGCTAGACTTCAATGTAGGGAAGCTGTTCTCGATTGGGAGTACGGCTTCGGCCCCATTAGTCATTGAAAAAGGAGTTTCGCCCGGTGACCATCGCGGCGTCATTCGGTAGGTCCATAAAATGTGGgggagctcttccacccatctcccctttgcatcatccaacctctttttcagtctgctcactatgaccttgttcacggccttgGCTTGCCcgtttccttgggggtatgcaGGAGTGGAATATCGATTTGTGATCCCAAAGTCGCGGCAGTATTCCCTGAAGTTTCTACTATCAAACTAAAGACCGTTGTTTGAGATGAGGGTGTGAAGAGTTCCGAAACGCTTAATTatgtttttccaaatgaatttcttggcatccacgtccctgatgttggccaaaggttcagcctctacccatttggtgaaataatcggTGCCGATTATTATGTACCACTTATTCCCTGGTACTTTAGGGAAAggccgacaatatcaagaccccactGAGCAAATGACCAGGGGCTGGAGAGGGGGTTAAGGACTCCCCCCATTGGTGGATATTTAGGGCAAATctctggcattgatcacacttctttgcatattcttgggcctctctctgcatgttcggccaccagtacccttgggtgagtgccctatgcgccagcgatcttcctcctatgtgacttccacaaatacCCTTATGTAGTTCTTCGAGCAAGGACTCGGATTCCTCTGGATGTATACATAATAGGTATGGGCCAGAATAGGAACGCCGGTATAGCTTGTGGTCCTCGAACAACCAGAACTGAGGAGCATTCCTCCGTATCTTTTCGGCTTCCAGTTTTCCTTCTAGCAACGTATCATCTTTGAGGAAGTTCAttataggatccatccagctgggaTTCTTTCTAATCTGATGGATCCGAGCTGTGTCTCTTCCGGTTGAACTTGTCTGGCATAAATCCTCAATAAGGATTATTCGTGGCAGATCATGTGcagaggacgtggcaagagtggccagcgaatCCGCATGTGTGTTCCCACTTCTAGAAACATGCGTCAGGTTAAAGGATTCAAAGTCTGACTGCAGGCGTTTGACTCGGCCGAGATATCCTTGCATTCTAGCATCTCTAACTTCTAactcacccatcacttggccAACGACCAATttggagtccgagaatgcttccATTGCCTTTCCGCCCAATTTTTGAACCATCATCATTCCTTGAAGTAAAGTTTCGTACTCGGCCTCGTTGTTCATAGCCGAGAACTCGAGTCTTAGCGATTTTTCAATGGCAATACCTTCGGGCGATATTAGAACTAGCCCAATTCCAGATCCTCTTTGGTTGGCCGCGCCGTCCATGTAGACTTTCCAGCGCAAGATCTCTGGTGTTGAGATTGTgtcaaccgattttccatccatgtcttccTTTGGTGTTACTGTTTCCACAGAAGGCTCAGCGAATTCTACAACTAGATCCGCGAGGACTTGACCCTTTACAGAGGACCTAGGCATGTATTTAATGTCAAAAGCGTCCAAGAGCGCGCTCCACATGGCGATTCTTCCCGTGTAATCTGCGCTTCGTAACACCGATCGAAGGGGAAGCTGGGTTAGAATAATGACCGTGTGTGCCTGAAAGTAGTGAGGGAGTTTTCGCGTGGCATGCACTACAGCCAAAATTGCTTTCTCCAATGGTAAGTAGCACACTTCAGCCTCATGCAATAATTTACTTACGTAATACACTGGTCGCTGTAttccattatcatcccgtattagtACCAGGCTGACAGCGTGAGGGGCTACTGCTATGTATGCGAATAGTACCTCGTCCGCCTCTAGgctagacatgatgggtggtcgcgACAAGTATTCTTTGAGTTGCTGGAAAGTCAGGACACAATCCTCTGaccactcaaaccctttccacttatttattaAGAGGTAGAAAGGTCGGCATCGGTCTGcagatcgtgatatgaaccggttcAATGCTGCGATCATGCCAGTGAGTTTTTGCACTTCCTTTGGATTCCAAGGAGCCTGTAGGCTATTAATCGCCTTGATTTGATCTGGGCTTACCTCTATTCCTCTGTGGGTTACCATATAACCTAGAAATTTCCTAGACCCgaccccaaatgaacacttggaagcattgagcCGCAACTTATGCTCCCTTAAAGCGCCAAAGATGATCTccaggtctttcacgtgctcggacaccaccttactttttaccaccatatcgtcaATGTAGACTTCAATGACCTTGCCCAGTTGCGGTTCaaacattctggtcatcatcctttggtatgttgaccctgcgttctttagtccgaaaggcatcaccttatagtggtagtttccgaTAGGTGTCATGAACGCCATTTTCTCCTGATCCTCTAATGCCAgaggtatctgatgatagccctagaaggcatccaggaagctcattcgtgGGTGGCCTACAGTCGCATCTACCAGTCGGTCTATTGGAGGTAACGGGAACGGGTCTTtcgggcatgccttgttcaagtctgtgaagtccatgCAGACTCGCCACttccttgttttctttcttaccacCATCGTATTTTCcagccattcggggtaaaagacttctttgatagcccctgcctttttcagttttgtcaCTTCGTCTCTAACGGTACTGACATGTTCCTTTGAGGGAcgtcggggtggttgcttctttGGAATGGAAGATGGGTTAACATtcaagtggtgacaaataaggttAGGGTCAACCCCCGGGGCATCGtaagcgtcccatgcaaacGCATCAACATTTCTTCTCAGAAACCCGACCAGTTCCTCTTTCTCCTGAGGAGGCAACTCGGAGCCGACCTGGAAAAACCTTTCCGGGTCATTGTCAATGACAAATTTTTccaaactttcacaccttatctcctcggctggCTCACTGACTTGCCCTGCCGAggtggctggttgctataagttcTCAGAGGTCGAGGACTCGGCATTGGACTGATGTGAGACGGCAGCCACCATACACTGCCTAGCCATGGCCTGATCTCCACGAATCTCTTCTACTTGGCCTCTGGACGGGTATTTTaccttttggtgaagtgtggaagATACGGCCTTTAGGgcatggatccatggcctggctACTATCACTGTGTAGGGCGAGTAGGCATCGACCACGATAaagttcacctccaccacctctgacCCAATCTGTATGGGTAGCCTGATCTGCCCTTTTGGTATAACAGTCTTCCCTTCGAAGCTGATAAGGGGAGTCGAAGCTGATAAGGGGAGAGTCATAAGTCGTCAAATCCTCCAGCCTtaggttcagccccttgtatagatcaaGGTACATTACCTCTACTGTGCTACCCGAGTCTACCAGCACCTTTCTCACATCAAAACCTCTGATTCTCAGTGTAACCACTAAGGCATCGTCGTGAGATTGGATAGTTCCTCTCTTATCTTCGTCCGAGAATCCTAATATCAAAGAACTTccctttttagaccttttaaaTTCTCTTTCCCTGTCCTCGGCGGAGAGCCGAGCCACAGACAGCACCCTAGAAGGAAATGACCCGGTTCTTCCTGGAGCGGCGAGGATGACGTGTATCGTCCCTGTGGGAGGTCTTAATGATACATCTTTTCGAGGCTCTTGCATTGCTTGGCCCGGATGACCGCTTGAGGGGTGTAAAAGGTGACGTAACACGGTCCATGGtccatggtcctgatgatagtggcaatacaGGTTCTGGTTGCATTTCGAAGGGTCCCCAGCCATTTTTCGCGGCCATCTGAAGAAGGGTTCGTTCTTGACTTTCTCTAAAACTTGTTGTACTGGCTCTTTGAACACGGCATTAACTGTTTGCATGTTACTTTGTCCAGCCTGTCTCGAAAAATTTCTCCTCGGCTAGTTATGGTTATATCGTTTCGACCTGAAATCATTCCCTTTGAGGGGaatgatcttctcctttccctttccttgtaGCTGATCTTCTTCCACcattttgtacttgtcaatcctaTCCATTAACTGATGAACGTTGGCAACGGGTTTACCAGTAAGAGAttttcttaagccatgctcggtggggagaccacttttgaatgtgctgatagcGACGTTATTGTG contains these protein-coding regions:
- the LOC126719878 gene encoding uncharacterized protein LOC126719878 — protein: MVTHRGIEVSPDQIKAINSLQAPWNPKEVQKLTGMIAALNRFISRSADRCRPFYLLINKWKGFEWSEDCVLTFQQLKEYLSRPPIMSSLEADEVLFAYIAVAPHAVSLVLIRDDNGIQRPVYYVSKLLHEAEVCYLPLEKAILAVVHATRKLPHYFQAHTVIILTQLPLRSVLRSADYTGRIAMWSALLDAFDIKYMPRSSVKGQVLADLVVEFAEPSVETVTPKEDMDGKSVDTISTPEILRWKVYMDGAANQRGSGIGLVLISPEGIAIEKSLRLEFSAMNNEAEYETLLQGMMMVQKLGGKAMEAFSDSKLVVGQVMGELEVRDARMQGYLGRVKRLQSDFESFNLTHVSRSGNTHADSLATLATSSAHDLPRIILIEDLCQTSSTGRDTARIHQIRKNPSWMDPIMNFLKDDTLLEGKLEAEKIRRNAPQFWLFEDHKLYRRSYSGPYLLCIHPEESESLLEELHKGNLVMRKILGSAKNPSWGKLGPN